The proteins below come from a single Chryseobacterium bernardetii genomic window:
- the gcvP gene encoding aminomethyl-transferring glycine dehydrogenase, producing the protein MNTEQFVSRHISLNEADKQAMLEKLGVSSIEELISQTIPSSIRLEKDLEISAPLSEYEMLNHSKELASKNTDYTSYIGFGYHNTLLPSAIQRNIFENPSWYTAYTPYQAEIAQGRLEALLNFQTVVCDLTGFGLANASLLDESTAAAEAMHMFFNNRTKDQKKAEANKFFISDLVLPQTISVLKTKAEGLGIEVVIGDHKTHALDASYYGVLLQYPGKNGIVLDYTENIVEYKKLDLQVAVACDPMALVKLKSPAEMGADCAVGTTQRFGIPLGYGGPHAAFFACREEYKRDIPGRIIGVSQDMYGKRALRMALQTREQHIKREKATSNICTAQVLLAVMAGMYAVYHGPKGLNYIADQIHFKANALKGGLKALGYQVVEEPIFDTVKITMPEDEKARLVRLMLDHRINLNYFTEGVVSIAINESTTLEKLNYLMASFAQFKDKQTFKLEIKEGYSIPEENLRKDQILTEEVFNKYHTETELMRYIKRLERKDLSLTHSMISLGSCTMKLNAATEMLPLSWADWGSVHPFVPVDQAGGYQKMIAELEKDLATITGFAGTSLQPNSGAQGEYAGLMVIREYHISRGDHHRNVVLIPQSAHGTNPASAAMAGMKIVVVKNLENGEIDFEDLKAKTELHSANLSAVMITYPSTYGFFDANIKEITNLIHQHGGQVYMDGANMNAQVGFTSPGNIGADVCHLNLHKTFAIPHGGGGPGVGPICVAKHLVPFLPSNANIKIGSKEAIDGISAAPYGSGLILNISYAYIKMLGTDGLKKATGHAIMNANYLKEILAEHFPILYSNENGRVAHECIVDFRQFKALGIEVADVAKRLMDYGFHAPTVSFPVAGTLMIEPTESESKAEIDRFAEALISIKQEIDEIANGQADPANNVLKNAPHTEQLVISDSWDKPYSREKAAYPLEWVRDHKFFASVSRIDEAYGDRNLVCTCEPIEAYM; encoded by the coding sequence ATGAATACAGAACAGTTTGTGAGCCGTCACATTTCCCTAAACGAAGCCGATAAACAGGCGATGTTGGAGAAACTTGGCGTTTCTAGTATTGAAGAGTTAATTTCTCAGACCATTCCTTCTTCTATCCGTTTAGAAAAAGATCTTGAGATCTCAGCACCGCTTTCGGAATACGAAATGCTAAACCACTCTAAGGAGTTGGCATCAAAAAATACTGATTATACAAGTTATATCGGTTTCGGATACCACAATACACTTTTACCATCAGCTATTCAGAGAAATATCTTTGAAAACCCAAGCTGGTATACGGCATACACTCCGTACCAGGCTGAAATTGCACAGGGAAGGCTGGAGGCTCTTCTTAATTTTCAGACTGTAGTATGTGATCTTACAGGTTTTGGTCTTGCTAACGCTTCTTTGCTGGATGAATCTACTGCGGCAGCTGAAGCAATGCATATGTTCTTTAACAACAGAACTAAAGATCAGAAGAAAGCAGAAGCTAATAAATTCTTCATCTCAGATCTTGTATTGCCTCAGACAATCTCTGTATTGAAAACCAAGGCTGAAGGATTAGGAATTGAAGTTGTTATAGGAGACCACAAGACTCATGCATTAGACGCATCTTATTATGGAGTTTTATTACAATATCCAGGTAAAAACGGAATTGTTCTGGATTATACGGAAAACATCGTAGAATATAAAAAATTAGACCTTCAGGTAGCAGTTGCTTGTGACCCAATGGCATTGGTGAAATTGAAATCACCGGCTGAAATGGGGGCAGACTGTGCGGTAGGTACTACACAGAGATTTGGTATCCCATTAGGATACGGTGGGCCTCACGCTGCATTCTTTGCTTGTAGAGAAGAATATAAAAGAGACATTCCTGGAAGAATCATTGGGGTTTCTCAGGATATGTACGGAAAACGTGCTTTAAGAATGGCGTTACAGACAAGAGAACAGCACATCAAGAGAGAGAAGGCAACTTCCAATATCTGTACTGCTCAGGTTCTTTTAGCGGTAATGGCTGGTATGTATGCTGTTTATCACGGTCCGAAAGGATTAAACTATATTGCTGACCAAATTCACTTTAAAGCAAATGCTTTGAAAGGAGGGCTTAAAGCATTAGGATACCAGGTAGTAGAAGAGCCGATCTTCGATACCGTGAAAATCACAATGCCTGAAGATGAGAAAGCAAGATTAGTAAGACTGATGCTGGATCACAGAATTAATCTTAACTACTTTACAGAAGGTGTAGTAAGTATTGCCATCAACGAAAGTACTACATTAGAGAAATTAAACTATCTGATGGCTTCTTTTGCTCAGTTCAAAGACAAGCAGACTTTCAAATTAGAAATCAAAGAAGGATACAGTATTCCTGAAGAAAATCTTAGAAAAGATCAGATTCTTACAGAAGAAGTATTCAACAAATACCATACGGAAACAGAGTTGATGCGTTATATCAAGCGTCTGGAGAGAAAAGATTTATCATTAACTCACTCAATGATTTCTTTAGGATCTTGTACCATGAAACTGAACGCAGCTACAGAAATGTTGCCTCTTTCATGGGCAGATTGGGGTAGTGTACACCCATTTGTACCGGTAGATCAGGCAGGAGGATATCAGAAGATGATTGCAGAGCTTGAAAAAGACCTTGCAACAATTACTGGTTTTGCCGGAACTTCATTACAGCCGAACTCTGGAGCGCAGGGAGAATATGCAGGATTAATGGTGATCAGAGAATACCACATTTCAAGAGGAGACCACCATAGAAATGTAGTACTGATTCCTCAGTCTGCACACGGAACTAACCCGGCTTCTGCTGCCATGGCAGGAATGAAAATCGTAGTGGTGAAAAACCTTGAAAACGGTGAAATCGACTTCGAAGACCTTAAAGCTAAAACAGAATTACATTCAGCAAACTTATCTGCTGTAATGATTACATATCCGTCTACTTACGGATTCTTTGATGCTAATATCAAAGAAATTACGAATCTGATCCACCAACACGGAGGACAAGTTTATATGGATGGTGCGAACATGAACGCTCAGGTAGGATTTACAAGTCCGGGAAATATCGGAGCAGACGTTTGCCACTTAAATCTTCACAAAACTTTCGCAATTCCTCACGGAGGTGGAGGTCCTGGTGTAGGCCCAATCTGTGTTGCTAAACACTTAGTACCATTCCTTCCTTCCAATGCCAATATCAAAATCGGATCTAAAGAAGCAATTGACGGTATTTCTGCAGCCCCTTACGGTTCAGGATTAATCCTAAATATTTCTTACGCTTACATCAAAATGTTAGGAACAGACGGATTGAAAAAAGCAACAGGTCACGCGATTATGAATGCGAACTACCTTAAAGAAATTTTAGCTGAACATTTCCCAATCTTATATTCCAATGAAAACGGAAGAGTAGCTCATGAGTGTATCGTAGATTTCCGTCAGTTTAAAGCATTAGGAATTGAAGTAGCCGATGTGGCGAAGAGATTAATGGATTATGGATTCCATGCTCCTACCGTTTCTTTCCCAGTGGCAGGAACATTAATGATTGAGCCTACAGAATCTGAAAGCAAAGCTGAAATTGATCGTTTTGCTGAAGCTTTAATCTCTATTAAACAGGAAATTGATGAGATTGCTAACGGACAGGCTGATCCTGCCAATAACGTATTGAAAAACGCTCCTCATACAGAACAATTGGTGATCTCTGATTCTTGGGATAAACCATACAGCAGAGAAAAGGCAGCTTATCCGCTAGAGTGGGTAAGAGACCATAAATTCTTTGCTTCTGTATCAAGAATAGATGAAGCTTACGGAGACAGAAACTTGGTATGTACTTGTGAGCCAATTGAAGCTTATATGTAA
- a CDS encoding DnaJ domain-containing protein, whose protein sequence is MKDYYYFLGISQDASDEDIKKAYRKLSLKYHPDKNENDDFFADRFREIQEAYEMLSDPSKRKAYDQNLESHQRSFRYNIPPAIKTFTANKIHAKKGEEIIISWQTSNADVVKVLPFGLEKPYGERIFKITEFKDGKFQLLLHATNSLLHKTVVQGITITEVFENDTDRFKNTVDEMFKPQPRTAVNKTGQPKIVMLFWGIIILAIALYFLIKEFI, encoded by the coding sequence ATGAAAGACTACTACTATTTTCTCGGTATATCCCAGGATGCTTCAGATGAAGACATCAAAAAGGCCTATCGTAAGCTCTCTCTGAAATACCATCCCGATAAAAATGAAAACGATGACTTTTTTGCAGACCGTTTTCGTGAAATTCAGGAAGCTTATGAAATGCTCAGTGACCCTTCGAAGAGAAAGGCTTATGACCAGAATTTAGAAAGTCATCAGAGAAGTTTCAGATACAATATTCCTCCTGCTATAAAAACCTTTACAGCCAATAAAATTCACGCGAAAAAAGGAGAGGAGATTATCATCAGCTGGCAGACAAGCAATGCTGATGTAGTTAAGGTTTTGCCTTTTGGCCTTGAAAAACCTTATGGAGAAAGGATATTTAAGATCACAGAATTTAAAGACGGGAAATTTCAGTTATTGCTTCATGCAACAAATTCACTATTGCATAAAACCGTAGTTCAGGGCATTACCATTACTGAGGTTTTTGAAAATGATACTGACAGATTCAAAAATACTGTCGATGAAATGTTTAAGCCACAGCCCAGAACGGCAGTGAACAAAACTGGTCAGCCTAAAATTGTTATGTTGTTTTGGGGAATTATTATTCTGGCAATTGCCTTGTATTTCCTTATAAAGGAGTTTATTTAA
- a CDS encoding alpha/beta hydrolase family protein, whose translation MEEHKLDEEHPKYGIVEYEKILHQLKDGSNIVLFEKRKPNTDPAVYALKIKKQIDRLIKKGIRAENIAVVGTSQGGYIAQYISYYQKNPALKFVFIGASFKDDSLEKDPDFRLYGKILSITEKSDDGHISLSQQQRFIRSDIKDFKEIELNTGLNHGFLFKALDEWIIPTKGWIYGK comes from the coding sequence ATGGAAGAACATAAGCTTGATGAAGAACATCCTAAATATGGTATTGTGGAGTATGAGAAAATACTCCATCAGTTGAAGGATGGCAGTAATATCGTGCTTTTTGAAAAGAGAAAACCCAATACAGATCCTGCAGTATATGCTTTAAAAATAAAGAAACAGATAGACCGCCTTATAAAAAAAGGGATCAGAGCTGAAAATATTGCGGTGGTAGGAACCTCTCAAGGGGGGTATATTGCACAATATATTTCCTATTATCAAAAAAATCCGGCACTGAAATTTGTCTTTATTGGGGCCAGTTTTAAAGATGATTCTTTGGAGAAAGATCCGGATTTCAGGCTGTATGGAAAAATACTTTCCATTACGGAAAAATCAGATGATGGCCATATTTCCTTATCTCAGCAGCAAAGATTCATCAGATCAGATATAAAAGATTTTAAAGAAATTGAGCTTAACACAGGACTGAATCATGGTTTTTTGTTTAAAGCCCTTGATGAATGGATTATCCCAACAAAAGGCTGGATTTATGGTAAGTAA
- a CDS encoding RNA polymerase sigma factor, with product MPKKDKESIISQTVSNYGGKLMSYIRPKVKNTEDAEDILQEVWYQFSSLTNLSEIVNVGGWLYRVTANKITDRYRKKKTENLEDFVYEDEDGSFSIKDILLMDESAGPEVKMFQDEIWKKLFEALDELPEKQRLVYVENELNDKTLQEIADEQGENIKTIISRKNYAVKHLRNRLRKLYEDLKS from the coding sequence ATGCCAAAGAAGGATAAAGAAAGTATCATCTCGCAAACCGTTTCCAATTACGGAGGGAAGCTGATGTCTTATATTCGTCCCAAAGTGAAAAACACGGAAGATGCGGAAGATATTCTGCAGGAAGTGTGGTATCAGTTCAGCAGTCTTACCAATCTTTCTGAGATTGTGAATGTAGGAGGCTGGCTATATAGAGTAACGGCTAATAAAATTACAGACCGTTACCGTAAAAAGAAAACAGAAAATCTTGAAGACTTCGTTTATGAGGACGAAGACGGAAGCTTTTCCATCAAAGATATTTTATTGATGGATGAAAGTGCAGGTCCTGAAGTGAAGATGTTTCAGGATGAGATCTGGAAAAAACTGTTTGAAGCGCTTGATGAACTTCCCGAGAAACAAAGGCTGGTCTACGTAGAAAATGAACTCAACGACAAAACCCTCCAGGAGATCGCCGATGAACAGGGAGAAAATATTAAAACCATCATCAGTAGGAAAAACTATGCTGTGAAGCATCTGAGAAACAGATTGAGAAAATTATACGAAGATTTAAAAAGTTAG
- a CDS encoding S9 family peptidase: MNLNSKIFGTAYIVLSAIMINAQNSTAKLPGDPTLPSTKTSLEKLVSYDKGNFKYKVEDYFARPKASVFKISPDGKYLSYKEKDKDSKNHVYVKELNTGKITKAIVEKDDLIKAYGWLNKNRLYYTQDKGGNENIHLYAANVDGTNLKDLTPFEGITLGEINPIKDTDFVVVTMNKNNKQIFEPYKINFVTGEMTQLYENKDVNSPIDGYIFDKDGNLRGYSVLENGLTTKTYYKDLQTGKFNLLKSTDWSDTFSIIRFNDHSNNKDEAYVVTNLDSDKARIVLYDLKKNAVIKEVYANPVYDVSSISVAGKNRNYELDYISYEGLKGETVPVSKFYKEIDDQLKAQFGDKEFAVVSSDDNNEKLLVVVGSDKLYGTYYEYDTKTKQTKLLYNLMPQLKEEDMAEMRPIEFKSRDGLTIRGYITLPKAALEGKKVPLIVNPHGGPQGIRDHWGFNPETQLFASRGYATLQVNFRISGGYGKEFQKAGYKQIGRKAMDDVEDGVKYAISQGWIDKDKIAIYGGSHGGYATLMGLIKTPDLYTCGVDYVGVSNIFTFFDSFPEYWKPYKEMVKQIWYDLDNPEEAKIAKEVSPVFQIDKIKKPLFVVQGANDPRVNINESDQIVKAMRAKGFEVPYMVKYDEGHGFGKEANRIELYKSMLGFFAENFNK, from the coding sequence ATGAATCTGAATTCTAAAATTTTCGGTACAGCTTATATTGTACTTTCTGCCATTATGATCAACGCACAAAATTCCACAGCAAAACTTCCGGGAGATCCAACACTTCCGTCTACCAAAACCAGTCTTGAAAAACTAGTATCTTATGATAAAGGGAACTTCAAGTATAAAGTAGAAGATTATTTTGCAAGGCCAAAAGCTTCTGTGTTTAAAATTTCTCCTGATGGGAAATACCTTTCCTACAAAGAAAAAGATAAAGACAGTAAAAACCATGTGTATGTTAAAGAATTGAATACAGGAAAAATTACCAAAGCTATTGTTGAAAAAGATGATCTGATAAAAGCTTATGGCTGGCTGAATAAAAACCGCCTGTATTATACTCAGGATAAAGGCGGAAATGAAAATATCCATTTATATGCAGCCAATGTAGACGGAACCAATCTTAAGGATTTAACACCATTTGAAGGCATTACATTAGGGGAAATTAATCCAATAAAAGATACTGACTTTGTTGTGGTGACAATGAATAAGAACAATAAGCAGATCTTCGAACCTTATAAAATCAATTTTGTAACAGGAGAAATGACTCAATTGTATGAAAATAAGGATGTCAACAGCCCTATTGATGGTTATATTTTCGATAAAGACGGCAATTTGAGAGGTTATAGCGTTCTTGAAAACGGACTGACCACTAAAACCTATTATAAAGATTTACAAACCGGGAAATTCAATCTTTTGAAATCTACAGACTGGTCAGATACCTTCAGTATTATCAGATTTAATGATCATTCTAACAATAAAGATGAAGCTTATGTAGTAACCAATCTGGACAGCGACAAAGCCCGGATTGTTTTATATGACCTGAAAAAAAATGCTGTGATCAAAGAAGTATATGCCAATCCTGTTTATGATGTAAGCTCCATAAGTGTGGCAGGTAAGAACAGGAATTACGAGTTGGATTATATCAGCTATGAAGGGTTAAAAGGCGAAACAGTTCCGGTAAGTAAATTTTATAAGGAAATTGATGACCAACTAAAAGCTCAGTTTGGTGATAAAGAGTTTGCTGTTGTTTCATCAGATGACAATAATGAGAAACTTCTTGTAGTTGTAGGTAGTGATAAATTATATGGAACCTACTATGAATACGATACCAAAACGAAACAGACAAAACTTCTTTATAATCTGATGCCACAGCTGAAAGAAGAAGATATGGCTGAAATGAGGCCTATTGAGTTCAAAAGCAGGGACGGATTAACCATTCGTGGATATATCACACTTCCTAAAGCAGCTTTAGAAGGGAAAAAAGTTCCTTTAATCGTGAATCCTCACGGCGGGCCTCAGGGAATCAGAGACCATTGGGGCTTCAATCCGGAAACCCAGCTATTTGCAAGCAGGGGGTATGCAACCCTGCAGGTGAATTTCAGAATTTCCGGAGGGTACGGAAAAGAATTTCAGAAAGCAGGATATAAGCAAATTGGAAGAAAAGCAATGGATGACGTGGAAGATGGAGTAAAATATGCCATCAGCCAAGGCTGGATAGACAAAGATAAAATAGCAATTTATGGAGGAAGCCACGGCGGATATGCCACTCTTATGGGCTTAATTAAAACGCCGGATCTATATACCTGTGGAGTAGATTATGTAGGGGTATCCAATATCTTTACCTTCTTTGATTCATTCCCCGAATATTGGAAGCCTTATAAAGAAATGGTAAAGCAGATCTGGTATGATCTGGATAATCCGGAAGAAGCAAAAATTGCTAAAGAAGTATCTCCTGTCTTTCAGATTGATAAAATCAAGAAGCCTTTATTTGTAGTTCAGGGGGCCAATGACCCAAGGGTAAATATAAATGAGTCTGATCAGATTGTAAAAGCAATGCGCGCCAAAGGCTTTGAAGTACCATACATGGTAAAATATGATGAAGGGCACGGGTTCGGAAAAGAGGCTAACAGGATTGAGCTTTATAAGTCAATGTTAGGATTCTTTGCTGAAAATTTTAATAAATAA
- a CDS encoding DoxX family protein, whose amino-acid sequence MKLLVILFGTFVLALLGTLVFQGKPDLLFSGNIGMAVFIIFTGFSHFKFQNGMAMMIPDFIPAKMFWVYCTGFLEIAAGIGLMIPAIREMTAVLLIIFYILVFIANINSSRKNINIFKADYTGPGMQYLYTQRIPMQIILIAWTWYFGIYLR is encoded by the coding sequence GGAACATTTGTATTAGCTTTACTCGGAACCCTGGTATTCCAGGGGAAACCGGATCTTTTGTTTTCAGGAAATATCGGTATGGCGGTTTTTATCATATTTACAGGTTTTTCCCATTTTAAATTTCAAAATGGAATGGCCATGATGATTCCCGATTTTATTCCCGCTAAAATGTTTTGGGTTTATTGTACCGGTTTTTTGGAAATTGCTGCGGGAATAGGGCTTATGATTCCTGCCATCCGAGAAATGACAGCCGTCTTACTGATTATTTTTTATATATTGGTTTTTATAGCCAATATTAACTCATCCCGAAAGAATATAAATATTTTTAAAGCAGATTATACAGGTCCGGGAATGCAATACCTTTATACACAAAGAATTCCTATGCAGATTATTTTAATAGCATGGACCTGGTATTTCGGAATTTATTTACGGTAA